Proteins encoded within one genomic window of Variovorax sp. OAS795:
- the mraZ gene encoding division/cell wall cluster transcriptional repressor MraZ, translated as MFQGASSLSLDAKGRLSVPTRHRDVLSATANGQLTITKHPHGCLMVFPRPEWEKFRERIAALPMSAQWWKRVFLGNAMDVEMDGTGRILVSPELRAATGISRETLLLGMGNHFELWDKATYEAKEAEATQGQMPDVFQDFAF; from the coding sequence GTGTTTCAAGGCGCTTCATCGCTCAGTCTGGATGCCAAGGGGAGGCTCTCCGTGCCCACCCGGCATCGCGACGTCCTGAGCGCGACGGCGAACGGCCAGCTCACCATCACCAAGCATCCCCACGGCTGCCTCATGGTGTTCCCGCGTCCCGAGTGGGAGAAATTTCGCGAGCGCATCGCAGCGCTCCCGATGTCGGCACAGTGGTGGAAGCGCGTATTCCTCGGCAACGCGATGGACGTCGAGATGGACGGCACGGGCCGCATCCTCGTTTCGCCCGAACTGCGTGCGGCCACGGGCATTTCGCGCGAAACCTTGTTGCTTGGCATGGGCAATCATTTCGAACTCTGGGACAAGGCCACCTACGAAGCCAAGGAGGCCGAGGCCACCCAGGGCCAGATGCCCGATGTGTTTCAGGACTTCGCGTTCTGA
- the rsmH gene encoding 16S rRNA (cytosine(1402)-N(4))-methyltransferase RsmH translates to MNTPWTHTTVLLEEAVDALLSGSAAAAGTYVDATFGRGGHARAILARLAPEGRLIAFDKDAEAVAEAARISDARFSIRHQGFRSLGELPDASVAGVLMDLGVSSPQIDNPVRGFSFRFDGPLDMRMDTTRGESVAEWLATAELQQIAEVIRDYGEERFAVQIAKAIVARRQERGAISTTTELAELVAGTVKTREQGQNPATRTFQAFRIFINAELEELQQALEASLSVLQPGGRLAVISFHSLEDRIVKQFIAKHSKEVYDRRAPFAAPKVMKLRALDRIKPSAEEVQGNPRSRSAILRVAERTELA, encoded by the coding sequence GTGAACACTCCATGGACCCATACCACCGTGTTGCTGGAAGAAGCGGTGGATGCCCTTCTTTCAGGCAGCGCGGCGGCCGCGGGCACCTACGTGGACGCAACCTTCGGGCGCGGAGGGCACGCACGCGCCATTCTCGCGAGGCTGGCACCGGAAGGCAGGCTGATCGCATTCGACAAGGATGCGGAAGCGGTGGCCGAAGCAGCGCGCATCTCGGATGCGCGTTTTTCCATCCGGCACCAGGGATTCCGTTCGCTGGGCGAGTTGCCCGATGCCAGCGTCGCGGGTGTGCTGATGGACCTGGGCGTGAGTTCGCCGCAAATCGACAACCCGGTGCGCGGCTTCAGTTTTCGTTTCGACGGCCCGCTCGACATGCGCATGGATACCACGCGCGGCGAGAGCGTGGCCGAATGGCTGGCAACGGCCGAACTTCAGCAGATTGCAGAGGTGATCCGTGACTATGGCGAAGAACGGTTTGCTGTTCAGATTGCAAAGGCGATTGTTGCTCGCAGACAAGAACGGGGCGCAATTTCAACCACCACCGAACTGGCCGAGCTCGTGGCTGGCACGGTCAAAACCCGCGAGCAGGGCCAGAACCCTGCAACGCGCACATTTCAGGCTTTTCGGATTTTCATCAACGCCGAGCTTGAAGAGCTGCAACAGGCGCTAGAGGCGAGCCTTTCCGTGCTGCAGCCCGGCGGCAGGCTCGCGGTCATCAGCTTCCACTCGCTGGAAGACCGCATCGTCAAGCAATTCATCGCCAAGCACTCCAAGGAGGTGTACGACCGCCGCGCACCGTTCGCCGCCCCCAAGGTGATGAAGCTGCGTGCGCTCGACCGCATCAAGCCTTCGGCCGAAGAGGTGCAAGGCAACCCGCGCTCGCGCAGCGCCATCCTGCGCGTGGCAGAGCGCACCGAGCTTGCTTGA
- the ftsL gene encoding cell division protein FtsL yields the protein MARLNLLLMLAVVASALYLVHTQYLSRQLYTELDRAQQEARRLELDRDRLQVEKRAQATPLRVEKLAKEQLQMRTTTPAITQYVRPDGSVIPAVVAPPPAPPAVPATKPAAKVQR from the coding sequence ATGGCACGCCTCAACCTGCTCCTGATGCTCGCGGTGGTCGCCTCCGCGCTCTACCTCGTGCACACGCAGTACCTGTCGCGCCAGCTCTATACCGAGCTCGACCGCGCGCAGCAGGAGGCGCGCCGCCTGGAGCTCGACCGCGACCGCCTCCAGGTGGAAAAGCGCGCACAGGCCACGCCGCTGCGGGTCGAGAAGCTGGCCAAGGAGCAGCTGCAGATGCGCACCACCACACCCGCCATCACGCAGTACGTGCGGCCCGATGGCTCGGTGATCCCGGCCGTGGTGGCGCCGCCGCCCGCGCCGCCGGCAGTTCCGGCGACCAAGCCCGCCGCAAAGGTCCAGCGATGA
- a CDS encoding penicillin-binding protein 2 gives MSRRSVRYTTSPLLASKTPVWRSKFIVAGIAFGFVVLAGRAAYVQVFNNSFFQRQGEVRFARTLELPANRGRILDRNGLILASSVVAPSIWAIPEDVERDDPEVRAKLKQVAKLLEMPQKDFDKKLEDEDKTFVWIKRQVDEPIAKQIAALNLKGIYQRKEYKRQYPEGEAAAHVVGFTNVEDNGQEGIELSFNKDLAGKAGSRRVIKDRLGRVVEGVGEQVPPVDGKDIQLSVDSKVQFFAYQKLRDAVTARRAKAGSVVVLDAVTGEVLALANYPSYVPDRRQNLTGEQLRNRALTDTFEPGSTMKPITVGMALEAGRVKPSTLIETGPGRFQIGGFTISDTHNYGTLTVEGVIQKSSNVGALKIAQKMSPHEMWDTYTALGYGQKPQIQFPGAVSGRLRPWKTWKPVEQATMAYGYGLSASLFQMAHSYTAFAHDGAIIPVTILKNATPPAGVQVFSSANALAVRKMLQMAAGPGGTGTRAQTIGYSVGGKSGTAHKQVGKGYASNKYRAWFTGMAPIEKPRIIVAVMIDEPSDGQYFGGVAAAPVFSEVVQQTLRMMNVPPDLAVKPLVLTQGVDESF, from the coding sequence ATGAGCCGCCGCAGCGTCCGCTACACCACCAGCCCCTTGCTCGCGAGCAAGACGCCGGTCTGGCGCAGCAAGTTCATCGTCGCCGGCATTGCCTTCGGCTTCGTCGTGCTGGCGGGCCGGGCCGCGTACGTGCAGGTCTTCAACAACAGCTTCTTCCAGCGGCAGGGCGAGGTGCGCTTTGCGCGCACGCTCGAGCTGCCTGCCAACCGCGGGCGCATCCTCGACCGCAACGGGCTCATCCTGGCCTCCAGCGTGGTGGCGCCGAGCATCTGGGCCATCCCTGAAGACGTCGAACGCGACGACCCCGAAGTCCGCGCCAAGCTCAAGCAGGTGGCCAAGCTGCTCGAAATGCCGCAGAAGGACTTCGACAAGAAGCTCGAGGACGAGGACAAGACCTTCGTCTGGATCAAGCGCCAGGTCGACGAGCCCATCGCCAAGCAGATCGCGGCGCTCAACCTGAAGGGCATCTACCAGCGCAAGGAATACAAGCGCCAGTACCCCGAGGGCGAGGCCGCGGCGCACGTGGTGGGCTTCACCAACGTCGAGGACAACGGGCAGGAAGGCATCGAGCTTTCGTTCAACAAGGACCTGGCCGGCAAGGCGGGTTCCCGCCGCGTCATCAAGGACCGCCTGGGCCGCGTGGTCGAAGGAGTGGGCGAACAGGTGCCGCCTGTCGACGGCAAGGACATCCAGCTGAGCGTCGACAGCAAGGTGCAGTTCTTCGCCTACCAGAAGCTGCGCGATGCCGTGACCGCGCGGCGCGCCAAGGCCGGCAGCGTGGTGGTGCTCGATGCGGTCACCGGCGAGGTGCTGGCGCTGGCCAACTACCCGAGCTACGTGCCCGACAGGCGCCAGAACCTCACCGGCGAACAGTTGCGCAACCGCGCGCTCACCGACACCTTCGAACCCGGCTCCACCATGAAGCCGATCACGGTCGGCATGGCGCTGGAAGCCGGCCGCGTGAAGCCCTCGACCCTGATCGAAACCGGCCCTGGCCGCTTCCAGATCGGCGGCTTCACCATCAGCGACACGCACAACTACGGCACGCTGACAGTCGAAGGCGTGATCCAGAAGTCGAGCAACGTGGGCGCGCTCAAGATCGCGCAGAAGATGTCGCCGCACGAGATGTGGGACACCTACACCGCACTCGGCTACGGCCAGAAGCCGCAGATCCAGTTTCCCGGCGCCGTGAGCGGCCGGCTGCGGCCCTGGAAGACCTGGAAGCCGGTGGAGCAGGCCACCATGGCCTACGGCTACGGCCTGTCGGCGTCGCTGTTCCAGATGGCGCATTCATACACCGCGTTCGCGCACGACGGCGCGATCATCCCGGTCACCATTCTCAAGAACGCCACGCCGCCGGCGGGGGTGCAGGTGTTCTCTTCCGCCAACGCGCTCGCAGTGCGCAAGATGCTGCAGATGGCCGCCGGACCGGGCGGTACGGGCACGCGCGCGCAGACCATCGGCTATTCGGTCGGCGGCAAGTCGGGCACGGCGCACAAGCAGGTGGGCAAGGGCTACGCGAGCAACAAGTACCGGGCCTGGTTCACCGGCATGGCGCCCATCGAGAAGCCGCGGATCATCGTGGCCGTGATGATCGACGAGCCGAGCGACGGCCAGTATTTCGGCGGCGTGGCCGCCGCGCCCGTTTTCAGCGAAGTCGTGCAGCAGACCCTGCGCATGATGAACGTTCCGCCCGATCTCGCGGTCAAACCTCTGGTGCTGACGCAAGGCGTCGACGAGAGCTTCTGA
- a CDS encoding UDP-N-acetylmuramoyl-L-alanyl-D-glutamate--2,6-diaminopimelate ligase, with protein sequence MLTLTSPQLAALWLKERVRGALHADSRPVGAGDGFIAWPGAATDGRKHVTAALAQGAAACLVEHDGVEAFGFQGDDRIASYPGLKAATGPIASAFYDNPSAALELLAVTGTNGKTSTAWWLAESLSTLAVPGGVRALRPDGSTERGVPSPCAVMGTLGIGVPPELSYTGLTTPDPVMMQRELRSLVERGFGACAIEASSIGIAERRLDGARIAVAVFTNFTQDHLDYHGSMEAYWKAKAELFRWPGLRAAVINIDDVHGASLCANLVEGGIGALDVWTVSAAGSPARLMARDIGYGVEGLQFSIAEHGTPSVERISTGLIGQYNVANLLGVLGTLRALGLSLAEAVAACASLTSVPGRMERVGASANAPLAVVDYAHTPDALDKALAGLRPLARQRGGALWCLFGCGGDRDPIKRPMMAAVAERQADRVIVTSDNPRSENPDAIISQVLLGLSRPEAAQVQPDRGTAIADAIAQAASEDVVLIAGKGHEAWQEIAGQRIPFSDRTHALEALAKRGGHA encoded by the coding sequence ATGCTGACACTCACTTCTCCCCAGCTCGCCGCGCTCTGGCTCAAGGAGCGCGTGCGGGGTGCGCTGCATGCGGACAGCCGGCCGGTGGGCGCCGGCGACGGCTTCATCGCGTGGCCCGGCGCCGCGACCGACGGGCGCAAGCACGTCACTGCTGCGCTGGCACAGGGCGCTGCGGCCTGTCTGGTCGAGCACGACGGCGTCGAGGCTTTCGGATTCCAGGGCGACGACCGCATCGCCAGCTACCCCGGACTCAAGGCTGCGACCGGCCCGATCGCCTCGGCCTTCTACGACAACCCCTCGGCCGCACTCGAGCTGCTGGCCGTGACCGGCACCAACGGCAAGACCTCCACGGCCTGGTGGCTCGCCGAATCGCTGTCCACGCTGGCGGTGCCCGGCGGCGTTCGCGCGCTGCGCCCCGACGGTTCCACCGAGCGCGGCGTGCCTTCGCCCTGCGCGGTGATGGGCACGCTGGGTATCGGCGTGCCGCCGGAGCTCAGCTACACCGGCCTCACCACGCCCGACCCCGTGATGATGCAGCGCGAGCTGCGTTCCCTTGTCGAACGGGGGTTCGGCGCCTGCGCCATCGAGGCCTCGTCGATCGGCATCGCCGAACGGCGCCTCGACGGCGCGCGCATCGCAGTGGCCGTGTTCACCAACTTCACGCAGGACCATCTCGACTACCACGGCAGCATGGAGGCCTACTGGAAGGCCAAGGCCGAGCTGTTCCGCTGGCCCGGCCTGCGCGCCGCGGTCATCAACATCGACGACGTGCACGGCGCGAGCCTGTGCGCGAACCTTGTCGAAGGCGGCATCGGCGCGCTCGACGTGTGGACCGTTTCGGCTGCCGGCAGTCCGGCGCGGCTCATGGCGCGCGACATCGGCTACGGCGTCGAGGGCCTGCAGTTCTCCATCGCCGAACACGGCACGCCGTCCGTGGAACGCATCTCGACCGGCTTGATCGGCCAGTACAACGTGGCCAACCTGCTCGGCGTGCTCGGCACGCTGCGGGCGCTGGGGCTCTCGCTGGCCGAGGCCGTGGCGGCCTGCGCCAGTCTCACCAGCGTGCCCGGCCGCATGGAGCGCGTGGGCGCCTCCGCCAATGCGCCGCTGGCCGTGGTCGACTACGCCCACACGCCCGATGCGCTGGACAAGGCCCTGGCCGGCCTGCGCCCGCTCGCGCGGCAGCGCGGCGGCGCACTGTGGTGCCTGTTCGGCTGCGGCGGCGACCGCGACCCGATCAAGCGTCCGATGATGGCCGCCGTGGCCGAGCGCCAGGCCGATCGCGTCATCGTGACCAGCGACAACCCGCGCAGCGAGAACCCCGACGCGATCATCAGCCAGGTGCTGCTCGGCCTCTCGCGTCCCGAGGCGGCGCAGGTGCAGCCCGACCGCGGTACGGCCATCGCCGACGCCATCGCCCAGGCCGCGTCCGAAGACGTGGTGCTCATTGCCGGCAAGGGCCATGAAGCCTGGCAGGAAATTGCCGGACAGCGCATCCCCTTCTCCGACCGGACCCATGCGCTCGAAGCGCTCGCAAAGCGGGGAGGCCACGCATGA
- the murF gene encoding UDP-N-acetylmuramoyl-tripeptide--D-alanyl-D-alanine ligase, producing the protein MSESTPLLLTLAQVQRWIPGARLVGEPTTLVSRVHTDTRTLANGDLFVALKGERFDANEFLADAKARGAVAAIAHHGLQEAGLPGLEVPDSLAALGALAAGWRAQFDLPLIAVTGSNGKTTVTQMIAAILFAFRADRALATAGNFNNEIGVPLTLLRLRAKHQHAVVELGMNHPGEIVRLAAMARPTIALVNNAQREHLEFMATIEAVARENGAVFTSLPEDGTAVFPYGDHFTSLWSDMAHNGAMRRCMTFGEHEDADITLRRADWQQGAWQVRIRTPLGDFDARLHIAGRHNVVNALAATACALAAGVSLETIGAGLTAFQPVKGRSKASEVVLAGGHALTLVDDSYNANPDSVRAAIDVLAALPGPRLLVLGDMGEVGNRGPEFHAEVGDWARQRGIETLYGLGNETAHGVAAFNGGDFGAGNGHHFDSVEALNATVLAQLPQVASVLVKGSRFMKMERVVQAIEQSRQQQKEAGHDA; encoded by the coding sequence ATGAGCGAATCGACGCCGCTCCTGCTCACGCTGGCCCAGGTGCAGCGGTGGATTCCCGGCGCGCGCCTGGTGGGCGAGCCCACCACGCTCGTCAGCCGTGTCCATACCGACACGCGCACGCTCGCCAACGGCGACCTGTTCGTCGCCCTCAAGGGCGAACGCTTCGATGCGAACGAATTCCTGGCCGATGCCAAGGCCCGCGGCGCGGTGGCGGCCATTGCGCACCACGGCTTGCAGGAAGCCGGCCTTCCGGGCCTCGAAGTGCCGGACTCGCTGGCCGCGCTCGGCGCGCTGGCCGCGGGCTGGCGCGCGCAGTTCGACCTGCCCTTGATCGCGGTCACCGGCAGCAACGGCAAGACCACGGTCACGCAGATGATCGCGGCCATCCTGTTCGCGTTCCGGGCCGATCGTGCGCTGGCGACCGCCGGCAACTTCAACAACGAGATCGGCGTTCCGCTGACCCTGCTGCGCCTGCGCGCGAAGCACCAGCATGCGGTGGTCGAGCTGGGCATGAACCACCCGGGCGAGATCGTCCGGCTGGCGGCCATGGCGCGCCCGACCATCGCGCTGGTCAACAACGCGCAGCGCGAGCACCTGGAGTTCATGGCCACCATCGAGGCGGTGGCGCGCGAGAACGGCGCAGTGTTCACCTCGCTGCCCGAAGACGGCACCGCGGTGTTCCCGTACGGCGATCACTTCACCTCGCTGTGGAGCGACATGGCGCACAACGGCGCCATGCGCCGCTGCATGACTTTCGGCGAACACGAAGACGCCGACATTACGCTGCGCCGCGCCGACTGGCAGCAGGGCGCCTGGCAGGTGCGCATCCGCACGCCGCTGGGCGATTTCGATGCGCGCCTGCACATCGCGGGCCGGCACAACGTCGTCAACGCGCTGGCGGCCACCGCCTGTGCGCTGGCGGCCGGCGTGTCGCTCGAGACCATCGGCGCGGGCCTCACGGCCTTCCAGCCGGTGAAAGGCCGCTCCAAGGCGAGCGAGGTCGTGCTGGCCGGGGGGCATGCGCTCACCCTGGTGGACGACAGCTACAACGCCAACCCCGATTCCGTGCGCGCCGCCATCGACGTGCTCGCCGCACTTCCGGGCCCGCGCCTCTTGGTGCTCGGCGACATGGGCGAGGTCGGCAATCGCGGCCCCGAATTCCATGCCGAGGTCGGCGACTGGGCGCGCCAGCGCGGCATCGAAACGCTGTATGGCCTGGGCAACGAAACCGCGCACGGGGTCGCCGCTTTCAACGGCGGCGATTTCGGGGCTGGCAACGGCCACCATTTCGACAGCGTGGAGGCACTCAATGCCACGGTGCTGGCGCAGCTGCCGCAGGTGGCGAGCGTGCTGGTCAAGGGTTCGCGCTTCATGAAGATGGAGCGGGTGGTGCAGGCCATCGAGCAATCACGACAACAACAAAAGGAGGCCGGTCATGACGCATGA
- the mraY gene encoding phospho-N-acetylmuramoyl-pentapeptide-transferase, with the protein MLMSLAQWLQTLSPEFGFLRVFQYLTFRALMAALTALVVGLVAGPYVIRRLAALKIGQPVRGYGMETHLTKSGTPTMGGVLVLFAIAFATVLWFDASNRFVWIVLWVTLGFGAIGWVDDWRKVVRKDPEGMRSREKYFWQSVVGLIAGFYLLFSISESSNWRVLQLFFAWVQSGFDLDFPPKINLLVPFFKEVSYPLGGIGFVILTYLVIVGASNAVNLTDGLDGLAIMPVVMVGSALGVFAYVTGSAVYSKYLLFPNIPGSGELLVFCSAMAGAGLAFLWFNTHPAQVFMGDVGALALGGALGTIAVIVRQEIVFFIMGGIFVVEAISVMAQVMYFKYTKKRYGEGRRVLKMAPLHHHFEKSGWRETQVVVRFWIITMLLCLVGLSTLKLR; encoded by the coding sequence ATGCTGATGAGCCTGGCCCAATGGCTGCAAACACTTTCGCCCGAGTTCGGGTTCCTGCGCGTTTTCCAGTACCTCACGTTCCGTGCGTTGATGGCCGCGCTCACGGCGCTGGTGGTCGGCCTGGTGGCCGGTCCCTACGTGATCCGCCGCCTGGCCGCGCTCAAGATCGGCCAGCCGGTGCGCGGCTACGGGATGGAAACGCACCTGACCAAGAGCGGCACGCCCACCATGGGCGGCGTGCTGGTGCTGTTTGCCATCGCCTTTGCCACCGTGCTGTGGTTCGACGCCTCGAACCGCTTCGTCTGGATCGTGCTGTGGGTGACGCTGGGCTTCGGCGCCATCGGCTGGGTCGACGACTGGCGCAAGGTGGTGCGCAAGGACCCCGAGGGCATGCGCTCGCGCGAGAAGTATTTCTGGCAATCCGTGGTCGGCCTGATCGCGGGCTTCTACCTGCTCTTCAGCATTTCGGAAAGCTCCAACTGGCGCGTGCTGCAGCTGTTCTTCGCCTGGGTGCAGTCGGGCTTCGACCTCGACTTTCCGCCCAAGATCAACCTGCTGGTGCCCTTCTTCAAGGAAGTGAGCTATCCGCTCGGCGGCATCGGCTTCGTGATCCTGACCTACCTCGTGATCGTTGGCGCGAGCAACGCGGTCAACCTGACCGACGGCCTCGACGGGCTGGCGATCATGCCGGTGGTGATGGTCGGCTCGGCGCTGGGCGTGTTCGCCTACGTCACGGGCAGCGCGGTGTATTCCAAGTACCTGCTGTTTCCCAACATCCCCGGCTCCGGCGAGCTGCTGGTGTTCTGCTCGGCCATGGCCGGCGCGGGCCTGGCCTTCCTCTGGTTCAACACCCATCCGGCGCAGGTCTTCATGGGCGACGTGGGCGCGCTCGCGCTCGGCGGCGCGCTGGGCACCATCGCGGTCATCGTGCGCCAGGAGATCGTGTTCTTCATCATGGGCGGCATCTTCGTGGTCGAGGCGATCTCGGTGATGGCGCAGGTCATGTACTTCAAGTACACCAAGAAGCGCTACGGCGAGGGCCGCCGCGTGCTCAAGATGGCGCCGCTGCACCACCACTTCGAGAAAAGCGGCTGGCGCGAGACGCAGGTCGTGGTGCGCTTCTGGATCATCACGATGCTGCTGTGCCTCGTGGGCCTTTCGACGTTGAAGCTGCGGTAA
- the murD gene encoding UDP-N-acetylmuramoyl-L-alanine--D-glutamate ligase: MRHLKDLPVLVLGLGASGLAMARWCARHGAVVTVADTREAPAALATLRAELPGVVFIGGPFSAALIEGTPIRAVYRSPGLSPTTIAPIVDAARAVGLAVGGELDLFAHALRDLQTVEVPLRDAEPEAEAAPAVEPQGELDLEAEAAEAAPVETEQAAAAAPVASETDEAPTTAAPPESEPAPAAMAEAVPRDPSSSVPVAQPAEEASSAEAPAIPEAAAPATATMSRLPSTGKPYVPTAAREAAEFVARIAELSASNPASAAVEEEPTLQLPLVPIEEPPAPKGYTPAVLAITGTNGKTTVTALTGQLVERAGKRVAVAGNIGPTLLDTLAAHMDAGTLPEVWVLELSSFQLDGVQGFEPTAAAVLNLTQDHLDWHGDMASYASAKARIFGAKGLMVLNRDDPGVMAMLPAPIKVKLQRPQIRTHVTFGSAMPLRPGDYGIERVNGMTWLVRALEADETQKRKRGAVVEEEIFLQRLLPADALRIRGRHNAMNALAALALASAADCPLGPMLYGLREYRGEPHRVEPIALVDEVEYFDDSKGTNVGATVAALNGLGEDRRVVVILGGEGKGQDFEPLAEPVRRYARAVVLIGRDAPLIEQALATTGVSLMQAGAMEEAVRLAAARANPGDAVLLSPACASFDMFKDYEHRAAVFREAVQALADDPHEAASSNDADFSSGDPV, translated from the coding sequence ATGCGGCACCTGAAAGACCTCCCCGTCCTCGTCCTCGGCCTCGGTGCGTCCGGGCTGGCGATGGCGCGCTGGTGCGCACGCCACGGCGCCGTGGTGACCGTGGCCGACACGCGCGAGGCGCCAGCCGCGCTGGCCACGCTGCGGGCCGAGCTTCCCGGCGTCGTTTTCATCGGCGGTCCGTTCTCGGCCGCGCTGATCGAAGGCACGCCGATCCGCGCGGTGTACCGCTCGCCGGGCCTGTCGCCCACGACCATCGCGCCTATCGTGGATGCGGCACGGGCCGTGGGCCTGGCGGTGGGCGGCGAGCTCGATCTGTTCGCGCATGCGTTGCGGGATCTGCAGACGGTCGAGGTGCCGCTGCGGGATGCGGAGCCGGAGGCGGAAGCGGCGCCAGCCGTCGAGCCGCAGGGCGAGCTCGACCTGGAGGCCGAAGCCGCCGAAGCCGCGCCGGTCGAGACCGAACAGGCCGCAGCGGCTGCGCCGGTAGCCAGCGAAACGGACGAAGCTCCAACGACGGCCGCACCGCCCGAATCCGAGCCGGCGCCCGCCGCCATGGCGGAAGCCGTGCCGCGCGATCCGTCGTCGAGCGTCCCGGTGGCGCAGCCGGCGGAAGAAGCATCTTCGGCAGAGGCGCCTGCAATCCCCGAAGCCGCGGCGCCGGCGACCGCCACCATGTCCAGGCTGCCGAGCACCGGCAAGCCCTATGTCCCGACCGCGGCCCGGGAGGCGGCCGAGTTCGTCGCCAGGATCGCGGAGCTCTCCGCCTCCAACCCCGCGTCCGCGGCGGTCGAGGAAGAGCCCACGCTCCAACTGCCGCTGGTGCCCATCGAAGAGCCGCCGGCACCCAAGGGCTACACGCCCGCGGTGCTCGCCATCACCGGCACCAACGGCAAGACCACGGTCACCGCGCTCACCGGCCAACTCGTCGAGCGCGCGGGCAAGCGCGTCGCCGTGGCCGGCAACATCGGCCCGACGCTGCTCGACACCCTGGCCGCACACATGGACGCCGGCACGCTGCCCGAGGTCTGGGTGCTCGAACTCTCGAGCTTCCAGCTCGACGGCGTGCAGGGTTTCGAGCCAACGGCCGCAGCGGTGCTCAATCTCACGCAGGACCATCTCGACTGGCATGGCGACATGGCGTCGTATGCGTCGGCCAAGGCGCGCATCTTCGGCGCCAAGGGCCTCATGGTGCTGAACCGTGACGATCCGGGCGTGATGGCGATGTTGCCTGCGCCCATCAAGGTAAAGCTGCAGCGCCCGCAGATCCGCACCCACGTCACCTTCGGCAGCGCGATGCCGCTGCGCCCGGGCGACTACGGCATCGAGCGGGTCAACGGCATGACCTGGCTGGTGCGCGCGCTCGAAGCCGACGAAACGCAGAAGCGCAAGCGCGGCGCCGTGGTGGAGGAAGAAATCTTCCTGCAGCGCCTGTTGCCCGCCGACGCGCTGCGCATCCGCGGACGCCACAACGCCATGAACGCCCTCGCGGCGCTTGCGCTGGCCAGCGCCGCCGATTGCCCGCTCGGCCCCATGCTCTATGGCCTGCGCGAATACCGCGGCGAGCCGCACCGCGTGGAGCCGATCGCGCTGGTGGACGAGGTCGAATACTTCGACGACAGCAAGGGCACCAACGTGGGCGCCACCGTCGCAGCCCTGAACGGCCTGGGCGAAGACCGCCGCGTGGTCGTCATCCTGGGCGGTGAAGGCAAGGGGCAAGACTTCGAGCCGCTCGCCGAACCCGTGCGCCGGTATGCACGCGCCGTGGTGCTCATCGGCCGCGATGCACCGCTGATCGAGCAGGCGCTGGCCACCACCGGCGTCTCGCTGATGCAGGCCGGCGCGATGGAAGAAGCCGTCCGGCTCGCGGCCGCGCGCGCCAACCCCGGAGATGCCGTGCTGCTCTCGCCCGCCTGCGCGAGCTTCGACATGTTCAAGGACTACGAGCACCGTGCGGCCGTGTTCCGCGAGGCCGTGCAGGCGCTGGCGGACGACCCGCACGAGGCCGCCTCGTCCAACGATGCCGACTTTTCCTCGGGAGACCCGGTTTGA